A window of the Proteus terrae subsp. cibarius genome harbors these coding sequences:
- the secY gene encoding preprotein translocase subunit SecY, producing MAKQPGLDFQSAKGGVGELKRRLLFVLGALIVFRIGSFIPIPGIDATVLAKLLDQQKGTIIEMFNMFSGGALSRASIFALGIMPYISASIIIQLLSVVNPRLAEIKKEGEAGRRKISQYTRYGTLVLAIFQSIGIATGLPNMPGMQGLVINPGLPFYITAVVSLVTGTMFLMWLGEQITERGIGNGISIIIFAGIVAGLPPAIGQTIEQARQGELHFLLLLLVAVLVFAVTFFVVFVERGQRRIVVNYAKRQQGRRIYAAQSTHLPLKVNMAGVIPAIFASSIILFPGTITSWFGDGTGWGWLTTISLNLQPGQPIYVLLYAAAIIFFCFFYTALVFNPRETADNLKKSGAFVPGIRPGEQTAKYIDKVMTRLTLIGALYITFICLIPEFMRDAMKVPFYFGGTSLLIVVVVIMDFMAQVQTLLMSSQYESALKKANLKG from the coding sequence ATGGCTAAACAACCAGGTTTAGATTTTCAGAGTGCTAAAGGTGGTGTTGGTGAACTAAAACGCAGACTTTTGTTTGTTCTTGGTGCACTTATTGTCTTTAGGATTGGCTCTTTTATTCCTATCCCTGGTATTGATGCCACTGTGCTTGCCAAATTGCTCGATCAGCAAAAAGGCACCATCATTGAAATGTTTAACATGTTCTCTGGTGGTGCTCTTAGCCGTGCTTCTATCTTTGCGCTGGGTATCATGCCTTATATTTCGGCATCGATTATTATCCAACTCTTATCAGTGGTTAACCCTCGGTTAGCAGAGATTAAGAAGGAAGGGGAGGCCGGTCGTCGTAAGATCAGCCAATATACCCGTTATGGTACTTTGGTGCTGGCGATATTCCAATCAATTGGTATCGCAACAGGCTTACCGAATATGCCAGGAATGCAAGGTCTGGTAATTAATCCAGGTCTACCATTCTATATTACGGCTGTTGTGAGCTTAGTCACTGGGACAATGTTCTTAATGTGGTTAGGTGAGCAAATCACTGAACGTGGTATTGGTAACGGTATCTCAATCATTATCTTTGCAGGTATCGTTGCAGGTCTTCCGCCTGCCATTGGTCAAACCATCGAGCAGGCGCGGCAAGGCGAACTGCACTTCCTCCTGTTATTGTTGGTTGCAGTATTGGTGTTCGCGGTTACTTTCTTTGTTGTTTTTGTAGAAAGAGGACAACGTCGTATCGTTGTTAACTATGCAAAACGTCAACAAGGGCGTAGAATATACGCGGCACAAAGTACACATCTACCACTTAAAGTAAATATGGCGGGTGTTATACCAGCAATTTTTGCTTCAAGTATTATCCTGTTTCCTGGTACAATAACCTCTTGGTTTGGCGATGGTACAGGGTGGGGTTGGCTGACGACGATTTCTTTAAATCTACAGCCTGGTCAACCTATTTATGTGTTACTATACGCTGCTGCAATCATATTCTTCTGTTTCTTCTATACGGCGTTGGTTTTCAACCCAAGAGAAACGGCAGATAACCTGAAGAAGTCCGGTGCATTTGTACCAGGAATTCGCCCGGGAGAGCAGACGGCTAAATATATAGATAAAGTAATGACACGTTTAACCTTAATCGGTGCCTTGTATATTACCTTTATCTGTCTCATCCCGGAGTTCATGCGTGACGCAATGAAAGTACCTTTCTATTTTGGTGGTACTTCCCTCTTAATCGTGGTTGTGGTCATCATGGATTTTATGGCTCAAGTGCAAACTCTCCTGATGTCAAGTCAGTATGAGTCTGCATTGAAAAAAGCAAATCTTAAAGGTTAA
- the rpmJ gene encoding 50S ribosomal protein L36: MKVRASVKKMCRNCKIVRRHGHVRVICSVEPKHKQRQG, translated from the coding sequence ATGAAAGTTCGTGCTTCCGTCAAGAAAATGTGCCGTAACTGCAAAATTGTTAGACGTCACGGTCACGTGCGTGTAATTTGCAGCGTCGAGCCTAAGCATAAACAGCGTCAAGGCTAA
- the rpsM gene encoding 30S ribosomal protein S13, whose amino-acid sequence MARIAGINIPDHKHTVIALTSIYGIGKTRSQAICVAAGIAENVKISELSEEQIDKLRDEVAKYVVEGDLRREVTLSIKRLMDLGTYRGLRHRRGLPVRGQRTKTNARTRKGPRKPIKK is encoded by the coding sequence GTGGCCCGTATAGCAGGCATTAACATTCCTGATCATAAACATACTGTAATCGCATTAACTTCGATTTACGGTATCGGTAAGACCCGCTCACAGGCTATCTGTGTAGCTGCTGGTATTGCTGAAAATGTTAAGATCAGTGAGCTGTCTGAAGAGCAAATCGACAAGCTGCGTGACGAAGTTGCCAAATACGTTGTAGAAGGTGATCTGCGTCGTGAAGTTACCCTGAGCATCAAACGTCTGATGGATCTTGGTACTTACCGTGGTTTACGTCATCGTCGTGGTCTACCAGTTCGCGGTCAGCGTACTAAGACTAACGCACGTACCCGTAAGGGTCCGCGTAAGCCGATCAAGAAATAA
- the rpsK gene encoding 30S ribosomal protein S11 — protein sequence MAKAPIRARKRVRKQVSDGVAHIHASFNNTIVTITDRQGNALGWATAGGSGFRGSRKSTPFAAQVAAERCAEAVKEYGIKNLEVMVKGPGPGRESTIRALNAAGFRITNITDVTPIPHNGCRPPKKRRV from the coding sequence ATGGCAAAAGCACCTATTCGTGCACGTAAGCGTGTAAGAAAACAAGTCTCTGACGGTGTGGCTCATATCCATGCTTCTTTCAACAACACAATCGTTACTATTACCGATCGTCAAGGTAACGCATTGGGTTGGGCTACTGCCGGTGGTTCCGGTTTCCGTGGTTCTCGTAAATCTACTCCGTTCGCGGCTCAGGTTGCAGCAGAACGTTGCGCTGAAGCTGTTAAAGAGTACGGAATTAAGAACTTGGAAGTTATGGTTAAAGGACCTGGTCCTGGTCGTGAGTCAACTATCCGTGCATTAAACGCGGCTGGTTTCCGCATCACTAATATTACTGATGTGACTCCGATTCCTCATAACGGTTGTCGTCCACCGAAAAAACGTCGCGTTTAA
- the rpsD gene encoding 30S ribosomal protein S4: MARYLGPKLKLSRREGTDLFLKSGVRAIDTKCKLEQAPGQHGARKPRLSDYGVQLREKQKVRRIYGVLERQFRNYYKEATRLKGNTGENLLTLLEGRLDNVVYRMGFGATRAEARQMVSHKAIMVNGRVVNIASYQVSPNDVVSVREKSKKQSRIKAALELAEQREKPTWLEVDAAKMEGVFKRIPERTDLSADINEHLIVELYSK; encoded by the coding sequence ATGGCAAGATATTTGGGTCCTAAGCTCAAGCTGAGCCGCCGTGAAGGTACAGATTTATTTCTAAAATCTGGCGTTCGGGCGATTGACACCAAGTGTAAACTGGAACAAGCACCAGGTCAGCACGGCGCACGTAAACCGCGTCTTTCTGATTACGGTGTTCAGTTACGTGAAAAACAAAAAGTACGTCGTATTTACGGTGTTCTAGAACGTCAATTCCGTAACTACTACAAAGAAGCAACTCGTCTGAAAGGCAACACAGGTGAAAACCTGCTGACTCTGCTGGAAGGTCGTCTGGATAACGTTGTTTATCGTATGGGCTTTGGCGCAACTCGCGCAGAAGCACGTCAGATGGTTAGCCATAAAGCAATCATGGTAAATGGTCGCGTGGTTAACATTGCTTCTTATCAGGTTTCCCCGAATGACGTAGTCAGCGTTCGTGAAAAATCGAAAAAACAGTCTCGTATTAAGGCTGCTTTAGAGCTGGCTGAACAGCGTGAAAAGCCAACATGGCTGGAAGTTGATGCTGCTAAGATGGAAGGTGTGTTCAAACGTATTCCTGAACGTACTGACTTGTCTGCTGACATTAACGAGCACCTGATCGTCGAGCTTTACTCCAAGTAA
- a CDS encoding DNA-directed RNA polymerase subunit alpha, with protein sequence MQGSVTEFLKPRLVDIEQVSSTHAKVTLEPLERGFGHTLGNALRRILLSSMPGCAVTEVEIDGVLHEYSTKEGVQEDILEILLNLKGLAVKVHGKDEVILTLSKSGIGPVIAADIIHDGDVEIVKPQHVICHLTDENASINMRIKVQRGRGYVPASARIHSEEDERPIGRLLVDACYSPVERIAYNVEAARVEQRTDLDKLVIEMETNGTIDPEESIRRAATILAEQLEAFVDLRDVRQPEVKEEKPEFDPILLRPVDDLELTVRSANCLKAEAIHYIGDLVQRTEVELLKTPNLGKKSLTEIKDVLASRGLSLGMRLENWPPASIADE encoded by the coding sequence ATGCAGGGTTCTGTGACAGAGTTTCTAAAACCGCGCCTGGTTGATATCGAGCAAGTCAGTTCGACGCACGCCAAGGTGACCCTTGAACCATTAGAGCGAGGCTTCGGCCATACTCTTGGTAACGCACTGCGCCGTATTCTGCTTTCGTCTATGCCGGGTTGTGCGGTAACAGAGGTTGAGATTGATGGTGTACTGCATGAGTACAGCACCAAAGAAGGTGTTCAGGAAGATATCCTAGAAATACTGCTCAACCTTAAAGGGTTGGCGGTAAAAGTTCATGGTAAAGATGAAGTTATTCTTACTTTGAGCAAATCTGGCATTGGCCCTGTTATTGCAGCCGATATCATCCATGACGGTGATGTCGAAATCGTCAAGCCGCAGCACGTTATCTGCCACCTTACAGACGAGAACGCATCTATTAATATGCGTATCAAAGTTCAGCGTGGTCGTGGTTATGTGCCGGCTTCTGCCCGAATTCATTCGGAAGAAGATGAGCGCCCTATCGGTCGCCTTTTAGTAGACGCGTGCTATAGCCCAGTTGAGCGTATTGCTTATAATGTGGAAGCAGCTCGTGTTGAACAGCGTACCGACTTGGATAAGCTGGTTATCGAGATGGAAACTAACGGTACTATCGATCCAGAAGAATCGATTCGCCGTGCAGCGACTATCCTGGCTGAACAGCTTGAAGCTTTTGTTGACTTACGTGATGTTCGTCAACCAGAAGTTAAAGAAGAGAAGCCAGAATTCGATCCTATCTTACTGCGCCCAGTAGACGATCTTGAATTGACTGTCCGCTCTGCTAACTGTCTGAAGGCAGAAGCAATCCACTACATCGGTGATCTGGTACAGCGTACTGAAGTTGAATTACTTAAGACGCCTAACCTTGGTAAGAAATCTCTTACTGAGATTAAAGACGTACTGGCGTCGCGTGGTTTATCTCTGGGCATGCGCCTTGAGAATTGGCCACCTGCAAGTATCGCTGATGAATAA
- the rplQ gene encoding 50S ribosomal protein L17: MRHRKSGRQLNRNSSHRQAMFRNMAGSLVRHEIIKTTLPKAKELRRVVEPLITLAKTDSVANRRLAFARTRDNEVVAKLFTVLGPRFASRAGGYTRILKCGFRAGDNAPMAYIELVDRADSETEAAAE; this comes from the coding sequence ATGCGCCATCGTAAGAGTGGTCGTCAATTGAACCGCAACAGCAGCCATCGTCAGGCTATGTTTCGTAACATGGCAGGTTCTTTAGTTCGTCATGAGATCATCAAGACAACTTTGCCTAAAGCGAAAGAACTGCGTCGCGTCGTTGAGCCGCTGATTACTCTTGCCAAGACCGACAGCGTAGCTAATCGTCGTCTGGCATTCGCCCGTACTCGTGATAACGAAGTCGTGGCAAAACTGTTTACAGTATTAGGTCCGCGTTTTGCGAGCCGTGCAGGTGGTTACACTCGTATTCTGAAGTGTGGCTTCCGTGCTGGTGACAACGCTCCAATGGCTTACATTGAGCTTGTTGACCGTGCTGATTCTGAAACAGAAGCAGCAGCTGAATAA
- the zntR gene encoding Zn(2+)-responsive transcriptional regulator has translation MYRIGQVAKLANVTTDTIRFYEKQGLMDHDRRTEGGYRLYTEQDLQRLRFIRYAKELGFTLDAITELLSIRVDPAHHTCVESKHIVDARLAEVEIRLKEMERMRDSLKMLSNACCGSAHESTYCSILEILESGATKQ, from the coding sequence ATGTATCGTATTGGACAGGTTGCAAAATTAGCGAATGTGACAACAGATACAATCCGTTTTTATGAAAAACAAGGATTGATGGATCATGACAGGCGAACAGAAGGCGGTTATCGCTTATATACAGAGCAAGATCTCCAACGTTTACGTTTTATTCGTTATGCAAAAGAGTTGGGCTTTACATTAGACGCGATTACAGAGCTACTTTCTATTCGTGTTGATCCCGCTCATCACACTTGTGTTGAATCTAAACACATTGTTGATGCAAGACTTGCTGAAGTCGAAATTCGCTTGAAAGAAATGGAAAGAATGCGAGATTCACTGAAGATGTTAAGTAATGCATGTTGTGGTAGTGCTCATGAAAGTACTTATTGTTCTATTCTTGAAATACTTGAATCTGGAGCCACAAAGCAATAA
- a CDS encoding alternative ribosome-rescue factor A, which yields MSSKYRHQKGVIKDNALAALVHDPLFRQRVEKNKKGKGSYMRKAKHDKKGNWEASDNKRFFQLLSLAF from the coding sequence ATGTCTAGCAAATATCGGCACCAGAAAGGTGTTATTAAAGATAATGCCTTAGCAGCACTTGTTCATGATCCACTATTTAGACAACGCGTGGAAAAGAATAAAAAAGGAAAAGGAAGTTATATGAGAAAAGCGAAACATGACAAGAAGGGAAACTGGGAGGCCAGTGATAACAAAAGATTTTTTCAATTGTTATCACTGGCCTTTTAG
- the mscL gene encoding large-conductance mechanosensitive channel protein MscL yields MSFFKEFREFAMKGNVVDMAVGVIIGAAFGKIVSSLVADIIMPPLGLLIGGIDFKQFSLVLRDASGDVPAVVLNYGMFIQTVFDFAIVAFAIFCAIKLINKTRRQAEEAPKAPPAPSAEETLLTEIRDLLKNQQK; encoded by the coding sequence ATGTCTTTTTTTAAAGAGTTTCGTGAATTCGCAATGAAAGGCAACGTTGTTGACATGGCAGTCGGTGTCATCATTGGAGCAGCCTTCGGTAAGATTGTTTCATCATTAGTTGCTGATATTATTATGCCACCATTAGGCTTATTAATCGGTGGTATTGACTTCAAACAGTTTAGCCTTGTATTAAGAGATGCTAGTGGGGATGTACCAGCAGTTGTACTAAATTATGGCATGTTCATTCAAACTGTTTTTGATTTTGCCATTGTTGCATTTGCGATTTTCTGTGCAATCAAATTAATTAACAAGACACGTCGTCAAGCAGAAGAAGCACCTAAAGCACCACCGGCACCTTCAGCAGAAGAAACTCTATTAACAGAAATTCGTGATTTATTAAAAAATCAGCAAAAATAA
- the trkA gene encoding Trk system potassium transporter TrkA, with protein sequence MKIIILGAGQVGGTLAENLVGENNDITVVDTNADRLRQLQDKFDLRVVNGHGSHPRILREAGAEDADMLVAVTNSDETNMIACQVAYTLFNTPNKVARIRASEFVREADKLFLPEAIPIDYLISPEHLVIDYVYKLIQYPGALQVVNFADGQVSIVAVKAYYGGSLVGNALSTLRDHMPHIDTRVAAIFRQDRPIRPQGSTIIEAGDEVFFVVASQHIRAVMSELQRLEKPYKRIMIVGGGNVGAGLAARLEKDYSVKLIEHNQQRATELAELLHDTIVFYGDASDQELLAEEHIEQIDVFIALTNDDEANIMSAMLAKRMGAKKAMVLIQRSAYVDLVQGGVIDIAISPQQATISALLGHVRKADIVSVSSLRRGVAEAIEAVAHGDENTSKVVGRRIQDIKLPPGTIIGAIVREQDVIIANASHSIEQGDHVIMFITDKKYVPEVEKLFQPSPFFL encoded by the coding sequence ATGAAAATTATTATCTTAGGCGCTGGTCAAGTAGGTGGTACTCTCGCTGAAAATCTTGTCGGGGAGAATAATGATATTACTGTCGTTGACACTAATGCAGATCGTTTGCGCCAACTTCAAGATAAATTCGATTTACGAGTAGTCAATGGGCATGGCTCTCACCCAAGGATCTTAAGAGAAGCTGGTGCTGAAGATGCAGATATGCTAGTTGCCGTCACCAACTCTGACGAAACCAATATGATAGCATGCCAAGTTGCTTACACTTTGTTTAATACACCCAATAAAGTTGCTCGGATACGTGCCTCTGAATTTGTTCGTGAAGCAGACAAACTCTTCCTCCCAGAAGCTATTCCCATTGATTACTTAATCTCTCCTGAGCATTTGGTTATTGATTATGTATATAAATTAATCCAATATCCTGGTGCCTTACAAGTTGTTAATTTTGCCGATGGCCAAGTCAGTATCGTTGCGGTAAAAGCATATTATGGCGGTTCTCTCGTCGGAAATGCACTATCAACATTACGCGATCATATGCCACATATTGATACTCGTGTTGCTGCAATTTTTCGTCAAGACAGACCTATCCGACCTCAAGGCTCCACAATTATTGAAGCGGGAGATGAAGTTTTCTTTGTCGTTGCATCTCAGCATATTCGTGCAGTAATGAGTGAATTACAACGATTAGAAAAACCTTATAAACGCATTATGATTGTTGGTGGTGGTAATGTCGGTGCAGGTTTAGCCGCTAGATTAGAAAAAGATTATAGCGTCAAACTTATTGAGCATAATCAGCAACGTGCAACAGAACTCGCTGAACTACTCCATGACACTATTGTTTTTTATGGCGACGCATCGGATCAAGAACTTCTTGCTGAAGAACATATAGAACAAATCGATGTCTTTATCGCACTGACTAATGATGATGAAGCTAATATTATGTCAGCGATGCTAGCAAAAAGAATGGGTGCCAAAAAGGCGATGGTGCTTATTCAGCGTAGTGCTTATGTTGATTTAGTCCAAGGCGGAGTTATTGATATTGCAATATCACCACAACAAGCAACAATTTCTGCACTTTTAGGTCATGTTCGTAAAGCTGATATTGTTAGCGTTTCCTCATTACGACGAGGTGTTGCAGAGGCAATCGAAGCCGTTGCACATGGTGATGAAAATACATCAAAAGTTGTTGGCCGTCGTATACAAGATATAAAACTACCACCAGGAACTATCATTGGTGCAATTGTAAGAGAGCAAGATGTTATTATTGCGAACGCTAGTCACTCCATAGAACAAGGAGATCATGTGATTATGTTTATCACTGATAAAAAATATGTCCCTGAAGTAGAGAAGCTTTTCCAACCTAGCCCATTTTTCTTATAA
- the rsmB gene encoding 16S rRNA (cytosine(967)-C(5))-methyltransferase RsmB has protein sequence MKTSYNLRSIAAKAISQVLDQGLSLSTVIPELQKNVSDKDKALLQELCFGVLRTLPQLEWIIQQLMDKPLKGKQRILHYLIMVGLYQLLYTRIPAHAALAETVNGAVALKKPQLKGLINGVLRQFQRQQDILNERFQNSENHFLHPSWLLTRVKQAYPEQWMSIVEGNNQKPPMWLRVNQRHHSREEYLTLLKKEEITAVADDNHPFAIRLENPCNVNLLPGFADGWVTVQDRSAQRCAELLAPKNKEQILDLCAAPGGKTTHILEIAPQAQVLAIDIDEQRLKRVQENLTRLKLNAVVKSGDGRYPEQWCAGMQFDRILLDAPCSATGVIRRHPDIKWLRRNEDIEQLAQIQKEILHAIWPYLKSGGTLVYATCSILPEENKQQVEAFLASTKDAQCDYQHQCLPEEKGGDGFFYALIKKI, from the coding sequence ATGAAAACGTCATACAACTTACGTAGCATTGCAGCCAAAGCAATTAGCCAAGTATTAGATCAAGGCTTATCTCTAAGCACCGTCATACCAGAACTTCAAAAAAATGTTTCAGACAAAGACAAAGCATTACTACAGGAACTTTGCTTTGGTGTATTACGTACATTGCCACAATTGGAATGGATTATTCAGCAACTCATGGATAAACCATTAAAAGGCAAACAACGTATTTTACACTACCTTATTATGGTTGGCTTATATCAGCTTCTTTATACACGTATTCCTGCTCATGCAGCTCTAGCCGAAACCGTAAATGGCGCTGTTGCACTAAAAAAACCACAGTTAAAAGGATTAATTAACGGTGTGTTGCGTCAGTTTCAACGTCAACAAGATATCCTAAATGAACGTTTTCAAAACAGCGAAAATCATTTTCTCCATCCATCATGGCTACTTACCCGTGTTAAACAGGCTTATCCTGAACAATGGATGAGTATTGTTGAAGGTAATAATCAAAAACCACCTATGTGGTTACGTGTAAATCAACGCCATCATTCACGAGAAGAATATTTAACATTACTGAAAAAGGAAGAAATTACCGCTGTTGCTGATGATAACCACCCTTTTGCGATCCGTTTAGAGAACCCATGTAACGTAAATCTTCTTCCTGGATTTGCTGATGGTTGGGTAACAGTTCAAGATCGTTCAGCCCAGCGTTGTGCTGAATTATTGGCGCCAAAAAATAAAGAACAGATCCTTGATCTATGTGCGGCACCGGGCGGCAAAACAACGCATATTTTAGAGATAGCTCCTCAAGCTCAAGTATTAGCAATCGATATAGATGAACAACGTTTGAAACGTGTACAAGAGAACCTTACGCGTTTAAAACTTAATGCCGTAGTCAAAAGTGGTGATGGTCGTTATCCTGAACAATGGTGTGCCGGTATGCAATTTGACCGAATTCTCCTTGATGCACCATGCTCAGCAACAGGCGTTATCCGCCGTCATCCAGATATTAAGTGGCTTCGCCGTAATGAAGACATTGAGCAATTAGCTCAAATTCAAAAAGAGATCCTTCACGCTATTTGGCCATACCTAAAATCTGGTGGTACGTTGGTTTATGCAACCTGCTCTATTTTGCCTGAAGAGAATAAACAACAGGTTGAAGCATTTTTAGCGTCAACGAAAGATGCACAATGTGATTATCAGCACCAATGCTTACCAGAAGAAAAAGGTGGCGATGGTTTCTTTTATGCATTGATCAAGAAAATATGA
- the fmt gene encoding methionyl-tRNA formyltransferase codes for MSDSLRIIFAGTPDFAARHLAALLSTQHRVVGVLTPPDKPAGRGKKLTISPVKALALTHNIPVYQPVSLKPEENHEWIVAQQADIMIVVAYGMILPKAVLEIPRLGCLNVHGSLLPKWRGAAPIQRSLWAGDKETGVTIMQMDVGLDTGDMLYKASCPITSEDTSASLYEKLAELGPKALTTTLDLITSGKIKTEKQDDNLANYAQKLSKEEAKIDWSLSAEQIERCIRAFNPWPMSFFMLDEQPVKVWKAQAIADDTDQPAGTLLKADKTGIYIATGNGILNITELQPSGKKPMASADFLNSKRDWFTPGKIIQ; via the coding sequence GTGTCTGATTCATTACGTATTATTTTTGCGGGAACACCCGATTTTGCGGCTCGACATTTAGCGGCATTGTTATCAACTCAACATCGTGTGGTGGGAGTACTTACTCCTCCAGATAAACCCGCAGGAAGAGGTAAGAAACTGACTATTAGCCCTGTTAAAGCTCTGGCGTTAACTCATAATATTCCTGTTTATCAGCCTGTCTCTTTAAAACCAGAAGAGAATCATGAATGGATAGTAGCACAACAAGCAGACATTATGATTGTTGTCGCTTATGGCATGATCTTACCTAAAGCAGTTCTTGAAATACCGCGTTTAGGTTGCCTTAATGTGCATGGTTCTCTCCTTCCTAAATGGCGTGGTGCTGCACCAATTCAACGCTCTTTGTGGGCAGGAGATAAAGAAACAGGTGTCACAATTATGCAAATGGATGTTGGCTTAGATACAGGCGATATGTTGTATAAAGCCTCGTGCCCAATTACGAGTGAAGATACCAGTGCATCTCTTTATGAAAAACTTGCAGAGCTTGGACCAAAGGCTCTAACAACTACGTTAGATCTCATTACCTCAGGTAAAATAAAGACTGAAAAACAAGATGATAATTTAGCGAATTACGCACAAAAATTATCTAAAGAAGAAGCAAAAATTGATTGGTCATTATCTGCAGAACAGATTGAACGTTGCATAAGAGCATTCAATCCGTGGCCAATGAGCTTTTTTATGTTGGACGAGCAACCAGTGAAAGTATGGAAAGCACAAGCTATTGCTGATGATACAGATCAACCTGCAGGAACCTTATTAAAAGCAGATAAAACGGGTATTTATATTGCGACAGGTAACGGCATTCTAAATATCACAGAGTTACAACCATCAGGTAAGAAACCTATGGCTTCTGCCGATTTTTTAAACTCCAAGCGAGATTGGTTCACTCCTGGAAAAATCATTCAATAA
- the def gene encoding peptide deformylase: protein MAVLHVLHYPDERLRTIAKPVEKVDAEIQKIVDDMFETMYLEEGIGLAATQVNIHQRIIVIDVSETRDQRLVLINPELLDADGDTGIEEGCLSVPEQRAFIPRAEYVKVKALDYNGQPFELEADDLLAICIQHEMDHLVGKLFVDYLSPLKRQRIRQKVEKLDKLDKKRAKARQ from the coding sequence ATGGCAGTGTTACACGTATTACATTATCCAGACGAGCGTCTTCGCACGATTGCAAAGCCAGTCGAAAAAGTTGATGCCGAAATCCAAAAAATTGTCGATGATATGTTTGAAACAATGTATTTGGAAGAAGGTATCGGCTTAGCTGCGACACAGGTGAATATCCACCAGCGCATTATCGTCATTGATGTCTCTGAAACCAGGGATCAAAGACTGGTATTAATAAACCCAGAACTTCTTGATGCTGATGGCGATACAGGCATAGAAGAAGGCTGTTTGTCTGTTCCCGAACAGCGCGCTTTTATTCCTCGTGCAGAGTACGTAAAAGTAAAAGCCCTTGATTACAATGGTCAACCTTTTGAGTTAGAGGCTGATGATTTATTAGCTATCTGTATTCAACATGAAATGGATCATTTAGTTGGTAAACTATTTGTGGATTATTTATCCCCATTGAAACGCCAACGTATCCGTCAAAAAGTTGAAAAACTCGATAAGCTAGATAAAAAAAGAGCTAAAGCAAGACAGTAA